One Pseudodesulfovibrio cashew DNA window includes the following coding sequences:
- a CDS encoding SurA N-terminal domain-containing protein codes for MLIAPVRALADEVVFDRILVKVNDDIITQYDLDEEIKPVLAKLGNRQLSVREQEQLDQFRKQVLERMVNDKLMEQEIKKFEIVISDDAVDAEIKKIKKEQGYTDEDFNEMLKKDNLTLEDFRTKLRGIIEKQELLGYMVHSKVLVTDSEIKEEYDAHHDDYVLEKLISLAIIVLPPDVAATEVKKRIEDGELTFAEAAEKYSIGPGKENGGSIGEVAWNDLADDWQRSLDGIKEGGVSAPIEVQGNKALLSPVKVIEDRLIPLDEVRDEIFKRLMDAKREKVFDEYFEQLKQSSVIEYME; via the coding sequence ATGTTGATAGCACCCGTGCGCGCCCTGGCCGATGAGGTCGTGTTCGATCGTATCCTGGTCAAGGTCAACGACGATATTATCACCCAGTACGACCTGGACGAAGAGATCAAACCTGTTCTCGCCAAACTTGGTAACAGGCAGCTGTCCGTTCGTGAACAGGAGCAGCTCGACCAATTCCGCAAGCAGGTCCTCGAACGGATGGTCAACGACAAGCTTATGGAACAGGAAATCAAGAAGTTCGAGATCGTGATCTCCGATGATGCGGTGGATGCTGAGATCAAAAAGATCAAGAAAGAGCAAGGGTATACGGATGAAGATTTCAACGAAATGCTCAAGAAGGATAATTTGACTCTTGAGGATTTCCGTACCAAGCTCAGGGGCATAATCGAGAAGCAGGAGTTGCTTGGCTATATGGTCCACAGCAAGGTGTTGGTTACGGACTCCGAGATCAAGGAAGAGTATGACGCGCACCATGACGATTATGTGCTTGAGAAATTGATTTCATTGGCCATAATAGTCCTGCCGCCCGATGTCGCAGCAACTGAAGTGAAGAAGCGGATTGAGGATGGCGAGTTGACTTTTGCCGAAGCTGCGGAAAAATACAGCATAGGTCCAGGAAAGGAGAACGGCGGATCCATCGGAGAGGTCGCCTGGAATGATCTTGCCGATGATTGGCAGCGATCTCTTGACGGGATCAAGGAGGGAGGCGTCAGTGCTCCCATTGAAGTTCAGGGCAACAAGGCGCTCCTGTCGCCGGTCAAGGTCATTGAAGACCGGTTGATTCCCTTGGATGAAGTCCGTGACGAGATTTTCAAGCGGCTCATGGATGCCAAGCGGGAGAAGGTTTTTGACGAATACTTTGAACAGTTGAAGCAGAGCTCGGTAATCGAGTACATGGAATAA
- a CDS encoding peptidylprolyl isomerase, with amino-acid sequence MIKRILICCAMFLLLGCSGDADELGIIARVNGVPIQLSQLEFQHDQFQADTAGAFVPSVEKLRQEYGEILTDLIVQELVVQELARRDLPVTDRELLKAEETVRADYPEGAFDQMLVEEYIDLKAWRKQLKAHLAMKKFYQQVLRPQIKIDYKEAEQYYREHISDFYLPESLRILVVRGPSREIVGKAVEKFLAERDSVNLETAFGEVETREVVVREGKLSATWKNAMNGLKPGQASGVLTDRFGFEALVLLERSPAKMLPPAQAYPIVEKALLENKMRDAFGAWLKKAVAAADIQVSSHLLPERDGMEEEEAPAIPGDDLPGEPEGNGSDG; translated from the coding sequence ATGATTAAAAGAATATTAATATGTTGCGCAATGTTTCTCTTGCTCGGCTGCTCGGGCGATGCCGACGAGCTCGGGATCATCGCACGCGTCAACGGGGTGCCCATTCAGCTGTCCCAGTTGGAATTCCAGCATGATCAGTTCCAGGCCGACACGGCCGGGGCCTTTGTCCCGAGTGTGGAGAAATTGCGCCAGGAGTACGGAGAGATTCTCACGGACCTGATCGTTCAGGAGCTGGTGGTACAGGAGCTGGCCCGTCGGGATCTGCCCGTCACCGATCGAGAGTTGCTCAAGGCCGAGGAAACGGTGCGCGCCGATTATCCCGAGGGCGCCTTTGATCAGATGCTGGTCGAGGAGTACATCGATCTTAAGGCTTGGAGAAAGCAGCTCAAGGCCCACTTGGCCATGAAGAAGTTTTATCAGCAGGTGCTCAGGCCGCAGATCAAAATTGATTACAAGGAAGCTGAGCAGTATTACAGGGAGCATATCTCCGATTTCTACCTGCCGGAAAGCCTACGTATTTTGGTGGTGCGGGGGCCAAGTCGCGAAATCGTGGGAAAGGCCGTGGAAAAATTTCTGGCCGAGCGGGATTCGGTGAACCTGGAAACCGCATTCGGAGAAGTTGAAACCCGCGAAGTGGTCGTCCGGGAGGGCAAGCTGTCCGCTACGTGGAAAAACGCCATGAACGGACTCAAACCCGGTCAGGCCAGCGGTGTCCTGACTGATCGTTTCGGGTTTGAGGCGCTCGTGCTTCTGGAAAGGAGTCCGGCCAAGATGTTGCCTCCGGCACAGGCCTATCCCATTGTGGAGAAAGCCTTGCTGGAGAACAAGATGCGCGATGCCTTCGGAGCCTGGCTGAAAAAGGCGGTCGCCGCTGCCGATATTCAGGTTTCAAGTCATTTGTTGCCTGAACGGGATGGTATGGAGGAAGAGGAAGCCCCCGCGATTCCGGGCGATGATCTTCCTGGCGAACCGGAAGGGAACGGAAGCGACGGCTAA
- the mfd gene encoding transcription-repair coupling factor: protein MSSTFPGAIQDFIKGAADSVRVFKSGPATQAFVGTSLLARGRSTVIVVPGAAEFRQMKALLTLFSSNGEASHSPVWEREWAFLPPYQPKRPDAEAWSERWAALYALTYGGKSRGVLMTVDNLLPLWPGDSVLRENWISLTKGEDMSPDLLLEQLVSWGYVRRKLVSGPGDMAMRGDILDIHAPGYDLPLRFEFFGDTLEEIRLFDGATQRSRVDLDEAVILPVSPGITTEAYAAQAREVWKRLRTTGEMSAAEEHSLDERLELNDGFVWPGMYYADPVGLETYFPADTAYLLSSGSSLRARLEDQDQAWREYVEEEGRSKGVRWPLRFFCRSHEGARQVWRDAPQVVFEELTIGREKNGIDLAETAYSDFTDLFWKPEASRRPWSALMEGVRDWTRSSFQTILSFRSERSRKKFLSLAEQEHLPISLEYSPRKAGLFALVSPLRKGMELAWSQVRILGEEVLQPEPPKAHGNRDKTFKGLDKYEDLSEGDLLVHRDYGLSQFGGLHSMKLGDATNDYLLLYFSGEDKLYLPVDRLNLVQRFKGPEGGRPPSLDKLGGTRWAKTTAKVRKAIEKIAHDLVEMYAFRRVAKGFSYGPLDEMYAEFEATFGFEETPDQDRAVRDVFADMERPEPMDRLVCGDVGFGKTEVALRAAFRAASEGLQTALLCPTTVLAEQHYQTFTKRMEGFPVRVGLLSRFVPRKRQKTVLEAAARGEIDILIGTHRILSKDVELPNLGLLILDEEQRFGVKHKEKLKRFRQNIDVLTLTATPIPRTLQLSLSGIRGLSVIETPPEDRKPVETAIAEREKLALQGILRRELDRGGQVYWVYNRVNGLERVAEFVRELAPDAKVAMAHGKMTEKALEEAMHGFWHGEIDVLVCTAIVESGLDFPNANTLIVDQAQLFGLGQLYQLRGRVGRSDRQAYAYFVVPHVDDLSEIVRKRLRIILDMDYLGAGFKIAMEDLRLRGAGNILGEAQSGQIAKVGLDLFLEMLEEEVRRLRGEADTRASEPELNFVFEAHIPGDYIPDAKERLRYYKALSSAREELSLKELEAEIRDRFGHLPEELETFLGVLRIKQALSRLQVDRAELYPGRAVVSWGENAVATDPRKLMDWIAERPERAKVLPPARLELRYEQTESMRRALEETASELEELLGSNVGETATVNQEER, encoded by the coding sequence ATGTCATCCACTTTCCCCGGAGCCATACAGGACTTTATCAAGGGAGCGGCCGATTCCGTCCGAGTCTTCAAGTCCGGTCCAGCCACCCAGGCCTTTGTAGGCACTTCACTGCTGGCCAGGGGCCGCTCAACGGTCATCGTGGTTCCCGGTGCTGCCGAGTTCAGGCAGATGAAGGCTCTGCTAACGCTGTTTTCGTCCAATGGCGAGGCTTCGCATAGCCCGGTCTGGGAGAGGGAGTGGGCCTTCCTGCCTCCCTATCAGCCCAAACGGCCCGATGCAGAGGCGTGGAGCGAACGGTGGGCGGCACTGTATGCACTGACTTACGGTGGGAAGTCCCGGGGCGTGCTCATGACCGTGGACAATCTGCTGCCTTTATGGCCCGGCGATTCGGTCCTGCGCGAAAACTGGATTTCCCTGACCAAGGGCGAGGACATGTCGCCCGATCTTCTGCTGGAGCAGCTTGTGTCCTGGGGATACGTGCGTCGCAAGCTGGTTTCCGGTCCGGGGGACATGGCCATGCGTGGAGATATCCTCGACATTCATGCGCCCGGATATGACTTGCCCCTGCGGTTCGAATTTTTTGGCGATACTTTGGAGGAGATCCGGCTGTTCGATGGCGCGACCCAGCGGTCGAGGGTGGATCTGGACGAAGCCGTGATCCTGCCTGTCTCGCCCGGCATTACCACCGAAGCATACGCCGCTCAGGCCCGGGAAGTCTGGAAACGGTTGCGGACTACAGGCGAAATGTCCGCCGCCGAGGAGCACTCCCTGGACGAACGGCTGGAACTCAATGACGGCTTTGTCTGGCCGGGCATGTACTACGCCGACCCTGTTGGCTTGGAGACTTATTTCCCGGCTGACACTGCTTACCTGCTTTCCTCGGGCAGTTCCTTGCGGGCTCGCCTGGAGGATCAGGATCAGGCCTGGAGGGAATACGTGGAGGAGGAGGGGCGGAGCAAGGGTGTGCGTTGGCCCCTGCGGTTTTTCTGCCGTTCCCATGAAGGGGCCCGCCAGGTTTGGCGTGACGCACCGCAGGTGGTCTTCGAGGAGTTGACTATAGGGCGGGAAAAGAACGGCATAGACCTGGCCGAAACCGCCTACAGTGATTTCACCGATCTTTTCTGGAAACCCGAGGCGTCGCGTCGTCCCTGGTCCGCGTTGATGGAAGGGGTACGGGATTGGACTCGTTCCTCTTTTCAAACCATTCTCAGCTTTCGCTCGGAGCGCTCACGCAAGAAGTTTCTCAGCCTGGCCGAGCAGGAGCATCTTCCCATATCTTTGGAGTATTCCCCAAGGAAAGCGGGGCTGTTCGCCTTGGTGTCGCCGTTACGCAAGGGCATGGAGCTGGCCTGGAGCCAAGTGCGCATCCTGGGCGAGGAGGTGCTTCAGCCCGAGCCGCCAAAGGCACACGGCAACAGAGACAAGACCTTCAAGGGATTGGATAAATACGAAGATCTCAGCGAAGGGGATCTGCTGGTCCACCGCGATTACGGGCTGTCCCAGTTCGGCGGGTTGCACTCCATGAAGCTTGGGGATGCCACCAATGATTACCTGCTGTTGTACTTTTCCGGGGAGGACAAGCTCTACCTGCCGGTGGACCGACTCAACCTGGTCCAGCGCTTCAAAGGCCCGGAAGGAGGCAGGCCGCCGTCCTTGGATAAGCTCGGCGGCACAAGGTGGGCCAAAACCACGGCCAAGGTCCGCAAGGCCATTGAAAAAATCGCCCATGATCTTGTGGAAATGTACGCCTTCCGCCGGGTCGCCAAGGGGTTCTCTTATGGCCCGCTGGACGAGATGTATGCCGAATTCGAAGCCACGTTCGGTTTTGAGGAGACTCCGGATCAGGACAGGGCGGTCAGGGATGTGTTCGCAGATATGGAACGTCCCGAGCCCATGGACCGTCTGGTCTGCGGCGATGTGGGTTTCGGTAAGACCGAGGTAGCCCTAAGGGCCGCTTTTCGCGCCGCCTCCGAGGGGCTTCAAACCGCGCTCCTGTGTCCCACCACTGTCCTGGCCGAGCAGCACTATCAGACTTTTACCAAGCGCATGGAAGGGTTTCCCGTCCGGGTCGGACTGCTCAGCCGGTTTGTGCCGCGCAAGCGCCAGAAAACGGTGCTGGAGGCCGCTGCTCGTGGTGAGATCGACATTCTTATCGGGACGCATCGGATTCTGTCCAAGGACGTGGAGCTCCCCAACCTCGGCTTGCTCATTTTGGATGAGGAGCAGCGTTTCGGCGTGAAGCACAAGGAAAAGCTCAAGCGATTCAGACAGAATATCGATGTGCTCACCCTGACGGCAACACCCATTCCCCGGACTTTGCAACTTTCCCTTTCCGGTATCCGGGGGCTCTCGGTCATCGAAACGCCGCCCGAGGACCGCAAGCCAGTGGAGACCGCCATCGCCGAGCGGGAGAAACTGGCGTTGCAGGGTATACTGCGTCGGGAGCTTGATCGTGGCGGTCAGGTGTACTGGGTCTACAATCGGGTCAACGGCCTGGAGCGGGTGGCGGAATTCGTCCGTGAACTGGCTCCTGACGCCAAGGTGGCCATGGCCCATGGCAAAATGACCGAGAAGGCGCTGGAAGAGGCCATGCACGGCTTCTGGCATGGCGAGATTGATGTCCTGGTCTGCACCGCCATTGTGGAGTCAGGGTTGGACTTCCCCAATGCAAACACGCTTATCGTGGATCAGGCGCAACTCTTCGGTCTGGGACAACTTTATCAGCTTCGGGGCAGGGTGGGCCGGAGCGACCGTCAGGCCTACGCATATTTCGTGGTCCCTCACGTAGACGATCTTTCGGAAATCGTGCGCAAGCGCTTGCGTATCATTCTGGACATGGATTATCTGGGGGCAGGCTTCAAGATCGCCATGGAGGACCTGCGGCTGCGCGGGGCGGGCAATATTCTTGGCGAAGCCCAGTCCGGGCAGATCGCCAAGGTAGGGCTTGACCTCTTTTTGGAGATGCTTGAGGAAGAAGTACGCAGGTTACGCGGCGAGGCGGACACGCGGGCTTCCGAGCCGGAACTCAATTTTGTATTCGAGGCGCATATTCCGGGGGATTACATCCCGGATGCCAAGGAACGGTTGCGGTATTACAAGGCACTTTCTTCGGCTCGCGAGGAATTGTCGCTCAAGGAACTGGAGGCCGAAATACGTGATCGCTTCGGCCATCTGCCTGAGGAGCTGGAAACCTTTCTTGGGGTCCTGCGCATCAAACAGGCCCTCTCCCGGCTACAGGTGGACAGGGCAGAGCTGTATCCCGGCCGAGCGGTTGTCTCCTGGGGAGAAAACGCAGTGGCCACCGATCCGAGAAAGCTCATGGATTGGATTGCCGAGAGACCGGAGCGGGCCAAAGTGTTGCCTCCGGCCAGGTTGGAGTTGCGTTATGAGCAGACAGAATCCATGCGTCGGGCTCTGGAGGAGACCGCTTCCGAATTGGAGGAGTTGCTCGGATCGAATGTCGGAGAGACGGCAACCGTCAACCAAGAGGAAAGATGA
- a CDS encoding chemotaxis protein CheW — MSIEVEDVTDIEEVERDQEVIQLVTFSIGEEEFGVNILQVQEIIRTMEITNVPRAPEFVEGVINLRGKVIPIVDMRSRFGLESKEHDKYTRIIVIEIEMIVVGFVVDSVSEVLRIPANSVQPPPPVVAGMDSDYIDGVGKLEDRLLILLDLDKLLDNEEREALSAV, encoded by the coding sequence ATGAGTATTGAAGTCGAAGATGTCACGGATATCGAAGAGGTCGAGCGCGACCAGGAAGTCATTCAACTGGTCACGTTCAGTATCGGTGAGGAGGAATTCGGGGTCAACATTCTCCAGGTGCAGGAGATCATCCGTACAATGGAGATCACCAACGTTCCGCGTGCTCCCGAGTTTGTGGAAGGCGTGATCAATCTTCGCGGCAAGGTTATCCCCATTGTGGACATGCGCAGCCGTTTTGGCCTGGAGTCCAAGGAGCACGACAAGTATACCCGCATCATCGTCATAGAAATTGAAATGATTGTTGTCGGGTTCGTGGTGGACTCTGTGTCCGAGGTGCTTCGGATTCCAGCGAACTCGGTCCAGCCTCCGCCCCCGGTTGTGGCGGGTATGGACTCAGATTACATCGACGGTGTGGGCAAGCTGGAGGACAGGTTGCTCATCCTGCTTGATCTGGATAAGCTTCTCGATAACGAGGAACGCGAGGCCCTGAGCGCCGTGTAG
- a CDS encoding UDP-glucose dehydrogenase family protein, which translates to MNVCIVGTGYVGLVSAACFAEMGNDICCVDVNPKVVETLRAGRIHIFEPGLEDLVKRNTEQGRLHFTTDLAEGISTAQVVFVAVGTPCGEDGSCDLQYVEAVAREVGQCMTSPKIVVDKSTVPVGTADRVRAIIAEELAKRNEDISFDVVSNPEFLKEGDAVNDFMKPDRVIVGTENEETATVLKTLYAPFARSREKLIVMGVRSAEMTKYAANCMLATKISFINEVANICERVGANVTEVRAGIGSDSRIGYSFIYPGVGYGGSCFPKDVKALIGTAKEYGYEAKLIQSVDDVNNVQKGVLAEKIKAYFEPQGGVAGRTLAMWGIAFKANTDDIREASAVRIIRELTSLGMKIRAFDPVANERAREEVGDIEGLEIMDSQEAVLEGADALAVVTDWNQFRNPDFGKIKEQLKAPIVFDGRNLYDPAAMGEAGFAYFSIGRQPVA; encoded by the coding sequence ATGAACGTTTGTATTGTCGGCACAGGCTATGTGGGCCTGGTCTCCGCCGCCTGTTTTGCCGAAATGGGCAATGATATTTGTTGTGTGGACGTCAACCCCAAGGTCGTCGAGACGCTTCGGGCCGGCCGCATCCATATTTTTGAACCCGGTCTGGAGGACCTGGTCAAGCGCAACACCGAACAAGGTCGCCTGCACTTCACCACGGACCTGGCCGAGGGTATTTCCACCGCCCAGGTGGTCTTCGTGGCCGTTGGCACGCCTTGTGGTGAAGATGGCAGTTGTGATCTTCAGTACGTCGAGGCCGTTGCCCGCGAGGTCGGGCAATGCATGACCTCTCCCAAGATCGTGGTGGACAAGTCCACTGTGCCTGTGGGCACGGCAGACCGCGTTCGGGCCATCATCGCCGAGGAGTTGGCAAAGCGTAATGAGGATATCTCCTTCGATGTGGTTTCCAATCCCGAGTTTCTCAAGGAAGGCGACGCGGTCAACGACTTCATGAAGCCGGATCGCGTCATTGTAGGCACCGAGAACGAGGAAACCGCCACTGTGCTTAAAACCCTTTACGCCCCCTTCGCCCGCAGCCGTGAAAAGCTGATCGTCATGGGTGTCCGCTCCGCCGAGATGACCAAGTATGCGGCCAACTGCATGCTGGCGACCAAAATCTCCTTCATCAATGAGGTTGCCAATATCTGCGAGCGGGTGGGTGCCAACGTCACAGAGGTACGTGCGGGCATCGGCTCTGACAGCCGCATCGGTTACAGCTTCATCTACCCCGGGGTAGGGTATGGCGGCTCCTGCTTCCCCAAAGACGTCAAGGCACTCATCGGCACTGCCAAGGAGTATGGTTATGAAGCCAAGCTCATCCAGTCCGTGGATGATGTGAACAACGTCCAGAAGGGCGTGTTGGCAGAAAAGATCAAAGCCTACTTTGAGCCCCAGGGAGGCGTCGCCGGACGCACTCTCGCAATGTGGGGAATCGCCTTCAAGGCGAACACCGATGACATCCGCGAGGCTTCGGCCGTACGCATTATCAGGGAGCTTACCTCCTTGGGTATGAAGATCCGTGCGTTCGATCCCGTGGCCAATGAGCGGGCTCGCGAAGAGGTCGGCGACATAGAGGGCCTGGAAATTATGGACAGTCAGGAGGCCGTGCTGGAAGGGGCGGATGCTCTGGCCGTGGTCACTGACTGGAACCAGTTCCGCAATCCTGATTTCGGCAAGATCAAGGAACAGCTCAAGGCACCCATCGTCTTCGATGGCAGGAATCTTTATGATCCCGCGGCCATGGGAGAAGCCGGTTTCGCCTATTTCAGCATCGGGCGTCAGCCGGTCGCCTAG
- a CDS encoding pyridoxine 5'-phosphate synthase: MPQLAVNVDHVATLRQARMGIEPEPVTAAYLAEMAGATGIIVHLREDRRHIQDRDVELIRKTCNTRLHLEMAATEEMQGIALGIDPEFVCLVPEKREELTTEGGLNCVGNEQRLKDFLAPLHAKGIRSSLFIDADPKQIEAARAIGTEYIEIHTGHYADAKEFNARNEELSKIIEGIRLAQGIGLKVNLGHGLNYRNILAFKDVPGIMEYSIGHSIMAKAIYVGLDRAVRDMAELVRSFAD; encoded by the coding sequence ATGCCGCAACTCGCAGTCAACGTCGATCACGTAGCCACCCTCCGGCAGGCCCGCATGGGCATAGAGCCCGAGCCCGTCACCGCCGCTTACCTGGCGGAAATGGCCGGAGCTACCGGCATCATCGTCCACCTGCGCGAAGATCGCAGGCACATCCAGGACCGGGACGTGGAACTTATCCGCAAGACCTGCAATACCCGGCTGCACCTGGAGATGGCCGCAACTGAGGAAATGCAGGGGATCGCCCTGGGCATAGATCCCGAATTCGTCTGCCTCGTGCCCGAGAAGCGGGAGGAGTTGACCACTGAAGGCGGCCTCAACTGCGTAGGCAACGAACAGCGCCTCAAGGATTTCCTCGCCCCGTTGCACGCCAAGGGAATCCGCTCCAGCCTGTTCATCGACGCCGACCCCAAACAAATCGAAGCGGCTCGGGCCATAGGCACGGAATACATCGAGATCCACACCGGCCATTATGCCGACGCCAAGGAATTTAACGCCCGCAACGAGGAACTCTCGAAGATAATCGAAGGCATCCGTCTGGCCCAGGGTATCGGCCTGAAGGTCAACCTCGGCCACGGCCTGAACTATCGAAATATCCTGGCCTTCAAAGATGTTCCCGGCATCATGGAGTATTCCATCGGGCACTCCATCATGGCAAAAGCCATTTACGTTGGTCTGGACCGTGCGGTCCGCGACATGGCCGAACTTGTCCGTTCCTTCGCGGACTAG
- a CDS encoding holo-[acyl-carrier-protein] synthase has protein sequence MIIGLGIDLAEIERIRDMWNKYGSKFAEKILTSKEIAQLPKKAPVPRLAALFAGKEAAVKALGTGFAQGIHFKCVEILHAESGKPEVTFLGRGKEKCDELGVKAAHITLTHSRDTAAATVVLER, from the coding sequence ATGATAATCGGGTTGGGTATTGATCTTGCCGAGATAGAACGCATCCGCGACATGTGGAATAAATACGGCTCGAAATTCGCCGAGAAAATCCTCACATCCAAAGAGATCGCCCAACTGCCGAAAAAGGCCCCGGTGCCCCGTCTGGCTGCGCTCTTTGCCGGCAAAGAGGCGGCGGTCAAGGCTCTGGGCACGGGCTTCGCCCAAGGCATTCACTTCAAGTGCGTGGAAATCCTGCATGCTGAAAGCGGCAAGCCGGAAGTGACCTTCCTCGGACGCGGAAAAGAGAAATGCGACGAATTGGGCGTGAAGGCTGCGCACATCACGCTCACCCACTCCCGTGACACTGCCGCTGCCACTGTGGTATTGGAAAGATAA
- a CDS encoding NAD(P)H-hydrate dehydratase, with protein MLLPLPTPEEMMLWDRETIQTIGIPGATLMESASREAVDVLLEEYGSVENAEIFCFAGSGNNGGDAFAMARQLADLGADVTVFHTIAKKRYRGETRQNLQWAQKLGVPLRHLSAVNTDSLPQPDIIVDGLLGTGLQGPLRDDYLTLVRSLNRLGKRAFVLAVDIPSGLSGLTGAPLPEAVVADATVTFQAPKLGLAMPGANRFTGMLHVRTIGIPNLVQEKNPASHHLITEEALDRIPGLVHDMHKGTAGHVLIVGGSIGLTGAPHLAARAALRSGAGLVTLACPAGLADSIKHGAPDIMTLPLGQGDEWTADIANDLLSQMDRFDAVVVGPGIGRAQKTVDLLEDFIAKCPARTVLDADALYALSKFPGRIAELPAETILTPHPGEMAMLFASAIPEIQGDRLGCAKRFTKMSEAILVLKGAGTVVTNKDVTAISPFSEPNLSVGGSGDILAGVIGSLLARGVTAIEAACIGVYWHGLAGRMLRKDFPARGNLATEIASALPLAIQHHLKDM; from the coding sequence ATGCTGCTTCCCCTGCCCACTCCCGAAGAAATGATGCTCTGGGACCGCGAGACGATTCAAACCATCGGCATACCCGGCGCGACCCTCATGGAGTCAGCCAGCCGCGAAGCCGTGGACGTGCTGCTGGAAGAATACGGCTCAGTGGAAAACGCCGAAATATTCTGTTTCGCAGGCTCGGGCAACAACGGAGGCGACGCCTTTGCCATGGCCCGTCAACTGGCTGACCTCGGGGCGGACGTCACTGTCTTCCACACCATCGCCAAGAAGCGTTATAGAGGCGAAACCCGCCAGAACCTCCAATGGGCGCAAAAGCTCGGTGTGCCCCTCAGGCATTTGTCCGCTGTGAACACGGACTCCCTGCCCCAGCCCGACATCATCGTGGACGGCCTGCTCGGAACCGGACTCCAGGGGCCTCTTCGCGACGATTACCTTACCCTTGTCCGCAGTCTCAACAGGCTCGGCAAAAGGGCCTTTGTCCTGGCTGTAGACATTCCGTCCGGCTTGAGTGGGCTAACCGGAGCTCCCCTGCCTGAAGCGGTCGTAGCCGATGCCACGGTCACCTTCCAGGCCCCGAAACTCGGCCTGGCCATGCCCGGAGCCAACCGGTTCACAGGCATGCTCCATGTTCGGACAATCGGCATCCCCAACCTGGTGCAGGAAAAGAATCCCGCCTCCCACCACCTGATTACAGAGGAGGCTCTGGACCGCATCCCGGGTCTTGTCCACGACATGCACAAAGGAACGGCGGGCCACGTTCTCATCGTCGGCGGTTCCATCGGATTGACGGGAGCGCCGCATCTTGCGGCTCGTGCCGCCCTGCGAAGCGGAGCCGGGTTGGTGACCCTTGCCTGTCCCGCCGGGCTGGCCGATTCCATCAAGCACGGTGCGCCCGACATCATGACCCTGCCGCTTGGGCAAGGAGATGAATGGACGGCGGATATTGCCAACGACCTCCTTTCTCAAATGGATCGTTTCGACGCTGTGGTTGTCGGGCCGGGCATAGGCAGGGCCCAAAAAACCGTTGATCTCCTCGAGGATTTTATTGCAAAGTGTCCCGCGCGTACGGTTCTGGATGCTGACGCGCTCTACGCCCTGTCGAAATTTCCCGGCAGGATCGCCGAACTTCCGGCGGAGACAATACTCACTCCGCACCCCGGCGAGATGGCCATGCTCTTCGCTTCAGCCATTCCGGAAATCCAGGGGGACAGATTGGGGTGCGCTAAACGCTTCACGAAAATGAGCGAGGCAATCCTAGTGCTCAAGGGCGCGGGTACAGTGGTGACCAACAAAGACGTCACGGCCATCAGCCCGTTTTCGGAACCCAACCTTTCCGTTGGCGGCTCAGGGGATATCCTGGCCGGAGTCATAGGCTCACTCCTGGCCCGGGGCGTCACAGCCATTGAAGCGGCCTGCATCGGCGTGTACTGGCACGGCCTTGCCGGACGAATGCTCAGAAAGGACTTTCCGGCAAGGGGCAACTTGGCGACGGAGATCGCATCCGCCCTGCCCCTTGCGATTCAACATCATCTAAAGGATATGTGA
- a CDS encoding CBS domain-containing protein, with amino-acid sequence MLKAKDIMTTDCITLTPDTDIMTAAKTLLENKINGAPVVEDGQVVGVLCQSDLVAQQKKITLPSFFTLLDGVFPISSHDELEKEMSKIAALKVGEAMTPAPTFVTPDTSIEDVATLMANEKLYTLPVIMDKTLVGVVGKEDILKTLLKD; translated from the coding sequence ATGCTGAAGGCAAAAGACATCATGACCACCGACTGCATCACCCTGACGCCGGACACCGACATCATGACCGCCGCCAAAACCCTGCTCGAAAACAAGATCAACGGCGCGCCCGTGGTCGAGGACGGCCAGGTCGTCGGCGTACTTTGCCAATCAGACCTGGTGGCCCAGCAGAAAAAAATCACTCTCCCTTCTTTCTTCACCCTTCTGGACGGCGTGTTCCCGATATCCTCTCACGACGAGTTGGAAAAGGAGATGTCCAAAATCGCAGCACTCAAGGTGGGTGAGGCCATGACCCCGGCGCCGACCTTCGTCACTCCGGACACATCCATCGAAGACGTCGCCACTCTCATGGCCAACGAAAAGCTCTACACCCTGCCTGTGATCATGGACAAAACGCTTGTGGGCGTGGTCGGCAAGGAAGATATCCTCAAGACGCTGCTCAAGGACTGA